The DNA window AAGAAGATCAAAAAAAGGGAGATTATTCTATGGGTGTGGAAGTTTTCCAAACTGTAATTTTATAACATGGAATAGACCAATTGATGAAAAATGTCCAGTGTGTGGAGAACTTTTGGTTAAAAAGAATCGAAAAAATGATACAATTATTCAATGCTCTAATAAAGAGTGTAAATATAAAAGAGTTGAAGAAAAGGTTGATTAATCAAAATTTATTTTATAATTTTAAAATTTCTTGTTGAATAAGTTGGAAAAATATGATACCATTGCAGATGGTTTGTTAAAACTTTATTAAGACATAAATGGGCTAGGAGATGAAATCATTTTTTATGGGACCATCTTCTAGCAGTAAAAAAATGTGAGGATCAGGGCAATGGGTAATCTGAAAACATAGTAATGTTATAGCTTATGGAATATGAGAAGTGAAAATTGTAAGAACATTGGCAAAATTAGAAAGCATGTTATTTGTAAAATTAGAAACTATAGAAGTAATAGTAAATTTTATGTATATCATGGATGGACAAACCGAAAATCTAGAACAAGAAGGATGTATAGGATTGTAGGAAAGTTATTGGAAAATTTATCTTTTAAAATATAAGTTAAAAAATGAAGTGGTTATGAAACATTAATATGTTCAAAATAAATTGAAAAATAAAATATCCAATAAGTATCTAAAAAAATTATACTATAAGAAAAAGTTTACGAGGAGGATTACAAATGAGTACTACATTATTGGAAAAAACGAGAAAGCTTAATAAAATATTGCAACAATCAGGAAATGTACCTGTTTCATTTGCGGAGTTATGTAAAACTTTGAGTGGTGTATTGGATTCTAATGTATATGTTGCAAATAAGAGAGGGAAGGTTTTAGGCATTCATTTGATAGATGAATCAGAAAATCCTATTATTGTTGATTCTGATACAGGAAAGCAAAAATTTCCAGAAGAGTACAATGAGCAATTATTAAAAATTACGGATACAAAACACAATGTAACAGGAGATGCACTTCTTGAAATTTTTAAATATGATGTTGAAAGTGTGAGTAAATTAGTAACGATTGTACCTATTAATGGAAGTGGTCAGAGACTTGGTACACTAATATTATCAAGACATGGCAAGGAATTTACAGATGAAGATTTAGTATTGGCTGAATATAGTGCTACCATTGTAGGAATGGAAATACTTAGAGCTAAAAGTGAAGAAATTGAAGAAGAGGCAAGAAAAAAGGCAGTTGTGCAGATGGCTATAGGAACACTTTCTTACTCAGAATTAGAAGCTGTAGAACATATCTTTGATGAACTTGAAGGAACAGAAGGTTTATTGGTAGCTAGTAAGATTGCAGATAGAGTAGGTATAACAAGATCTGTGATTGTAAATGCTTTAAGAAAATTTGAAAGTGCTGGAGTTATAGAATCAAGATCTTTAGGAATGAAAGGTACACATATTAAAATTCTTAATAATAAATTAATTGATGAGTTGGAAAAATTAAAAAGATAATTTATTATAAAAAGCAACCAATAAGGTTGCTTTTTTTATGTTTTTTTTTGTGTGAAGATATTTCCTGTTGGGTGCAAAAGAAAAATCAAATATAATAGAATTACTAACAAATAAAAATATTATGTGAAGTAGAAAAGATTGTAGTTCGAATTTACTATTTATCAAAAAAAATAACATATGATCAATGATATATATTATAATAATAACAGGAAAAATAGGGAAAAAATGAAAATCACTGTTACGATATTTGATGAAAAATGTGTAAAAAGAAGGAAAAGCCAAATTTATGTCGAATATGCATAAAAGGAAAAAATGTGATAATGAATGATTATTTGCTAATTTAGCAGGTTGTAAATATTTACATAAAATGAATACGGGAGGAAGATATGAGTATATTAAATAAGTC is part of the Crassaminicella profunda genome and encodes:
- the codY gene encoding GTP-sensing pleiotropic transcriptional regulator CodY; translation: MSTTLLEKTRKLNKILQQSGNVPVSFAELCKTLSGVLDSNVYVANKRGKVLGIHLIDESENPIIVDSDTGKQKFPEEYNEQLLKITDTKHNVTGDALLEIFKYDVESVSKLVTIVPINGSGQRLGTLILSRHGKEFTDEDLVLAEYSATIVGMEILRAKSEEIEEEARKKAVVQMAIGTLSYSELEAVEHIFDELEGTEGLLVASKIADRVGITRSVIVNALRKFESAGVIESRSLGMKGTHIKILNNKLIDELEKLKR